The following proteins are encoded in a genomic region of Pseudomonas sp. Os17:
- a CDS encoding aminotransferase class V-fold PLP-dependent enzyme — MDLEQISRLRAATPGCARVCHFNHAGASLPSQGTLDAMLEQLQREAHNGPMEAARHGAQWQEQARQAAARVLNTSPQAIAFASSGSAAWSMAFHALPAWQPGDRILVGRQEWAGNLACMAPAVAAGARLEVIPCDSQGAVSVEALQSMLDTRVRLIALTWLPANGGLINPAAAIGQLARQWRIPYFIDAAQAVGQLRCDVQALGCDVLKAAGRKYLRGPRGTALLYVRPGFLEQLSPLPRDVLSAPWDGQGFALRNDARRFETSEVSLVLLAGLANALQELERIGIDAIAQRIRMLSERVRRGLERLPGVQLRDLGQPGQQSALIAFTLEGWDGQTLKEELARRDINIGANGMHYTPLDMQARGLGDIARIAVSYFNTEEEIERLLQALAELARAHRP; from the coding sequence CTGGACCTGGAGCAGATCTCCCGGTTGCGGGCCGCCACGCCGGGGTGTGCCCGGGTCTGCCATTTCAATCATGCCGGGGCTTCATTGCCCAGCCAGGGCACCCTGGACGCCATGCTGGAGCAACTGCAACGCGAAGCGCACAACGGGCCGATGGAAGCCGCCCGCCATGGCGCGCAGTGGCAGGAACAAGCGCGACAAGCCGCGGCCCGTGTGCTCAATACCAGCCCGCAAGCGATCGCCTTTGCCAGCAGTGGCTCGGCGGCCTGGAGCATGGCTTTCCACGCCCTGCCCGCCTGGCAACCGGGAGACCGGATCCTCGTGGGGCGCCAGGAATGGGCCGGCAACCTGGCCTGCATGGCCCCGGCCGTGGCGGCCGGCGCGCGGTTGGAGGTGATTCCCTGCGACAGCCAGGGCGCGGTTTCAGTCGAGGCGCTGCAATCCATGCTCGACACCCGGGTGCGGCTGATCGCCCTGACCTGGCTGCCGGCCAACGGCGGGCTGATCAACCCGGCAGCTGCCATCGGCCAGCTGGCGCGCCAGTGGCGCATCCCCTATTTCATCGACGCCGCCCAGGCTGTGGGCCAGTTGCGGTGTGACGTGCAGGCGCTGGGCTGCGATGTGCTCAAGGCCGCCGGACGCAAATACCTGCGCGGCCCTCGGGGCACGGCCCTGCTCTATGTACGGCCAGGCTTCCTCGAACAGCTCAGCCCGCTGCCACGGGACGTCTTGTCGGCCCCCTGGGACGGCCAGGGCTTCGCCCTGCGCAACGATGCCCGACGCTTTGAAACCAGTGAAGTGTCGCTGGTGCTGCTGGCCGGTCTGGCCAATGCCCTGCAGGAGCTGGAGCGCATCGGCATCGATGCCATCGCCCAGCGGATCCGCATGCTGAGCGAACGCGTACGCCGGGGGCTGGAGCGTTTGCCCGGCGTGCAACTCCGGGACCTGGGCCAACCGGGGCAGCAATCGGCCTTGATCGCCTTCACCCTCGAAGGCTGGGACGGGCAGACGCTGAAGGAAGAACTGGCGCGCCGCGACATCAACATTGGCGCCAATGGCATGCACTACACACCGCTGGACATGCAGGCCCGGGGCCTCGGGGACATTGCCCGGATCGCGGTGAGTTATTT
- a CDS encoding RidA family protein, translating to MGDSLQQRVQQLGLELPRPGQPIANYVNHVSSQNLLFISGQTPSAEEHPQLLGRLGDNLSIEQGTQAAELAALALLAQLAAALGDDLSRLQRISRLGVFIAASADFKQHGQVANGASNLLVNALGDKGRHARTSVGVASLPAGVAVEVDGIFELKP from the coding sequence ATGGGTGACTCTCTGCAACAACGCGTGCAACAACTGGGTCTTGAGCTGCCGCGTCCCGGCCAGCCGATCGCCAACTACGTCAATCATGTCAGCAGCCAGAACCTGCTGTTCATCTCCGGGCAGACGCCGTCGGCCGAGGAGCATCCGCAATTGCTTGGCCGGCTCGGTGACAACCTCAGCATCGAGCAAGGCACCCAGGCCGCGGAACTGGCGGCCCTGGCCCTGCTGGCGCAACTGGCGGCCGCCCTGGGTGACGACCTGTCACGGCTGCAACGCATCAGTCGGCTGGGGGTGTTCATCGCCGCCAGCGCCGACTTCAAGCAGCATGGCCAGGTCGCCAACGGGGCCTCCAACCTGCTGGTCAATGCCTTGGGCGACAAGGGCCGGCATGCCCGCACCTCGGTGGGCGTCGCCAGCCTGCCCGCCGGTGTCGCGGTGGAGGTCGACGGGATTTTCGAGCTCAAGCCGTGA
- a CDS encoding LysR substrate-binding domain-containing protein, with product MQTPQHLPPLLALRAFEAVARHLSFSKAARELCVSQSAISHQVHKLEQHLGQPLFVRRTRAIDLTAAGAAYYQQIRPALEQIAAATRALLAAEPPRVLRVGLLASFATLWLAPRLADFSRRHPEIQLELQPAIDLADVAGAEVDLAIRYGKGNWPKVEARRFLAEQLSPVCSPEFKARALANGTLLMARSHRPFEWDDWSRQNSIDLGSHPSVMLHDYNIVVEAAVAGQGIAMGRRQLIRRHLAQGSLVDAFDLPSLHSPHIGYWLVTAKGAANPSAECFAHWLMEQGLLEQGLLEQGLMEQGRDT from the coding sequence GTGCAAACGCCCCAGCACCTGCCCCCCCTACTGGCCCTGCGCGCCTTCGAGGCCGTGGCCCGCCACCTGAGTTTCAGCAAGGCGGCCCGGGAGCTGTGTGTCAGCCAGAGCGCGATCAGCCATCAAGTGCACAAGCTCGAACAGCACCTGGGCCAGCCACTGTTTGTGCGGCGCACCCGCGCCATCGACCTGACCGCCGCTGGCGCCGCCTATTACCAGCAGATCCGGCCGGCCCTGGAGCAGATCGCCGCAGCCACCCGGGCACTGCTGGCCGCGGAGCCGCCGCGGGTGCTGCGCGTTGGCCTGCTGGCGTCCTTCGCCACCTTGTGGCTGGCCCCGCGCCTGGCGGACTTCAGCCGCCGCCACCCAGAGATCCAGCTGGAGCTGCAACCGGCAATCGACCTGGCGGATGTGGCCGGGGCCGAGGTCGACCTGGCCATTCGCTACGGCAAGGGCAACTGGCCCAAGGTCGAGGCCAGGCGCTTTCTCGCCGAACAGCTGTCGCCGGTGTGCAGCCCGGAGTTCAAGGCCCGCGCCCTGGCCAATGGCACCTTGCTGATGGCCCGCTCCCACCGGCCCTTTGAGTGGGACGACTGGAGCAGGCAGAACAGCATCGACCTCGGCTCCCACCCCAGCGTCATGCTCCACGACTACAACATCGTGGTGGAAGCGGCAGTGGCCGGCCAAGGCATCGCCATGGGCCGCCGTCAGCTGATCCGCCGCCACCTCGCCCAAGGTAGCCTGGTGGATGCCTTCGACCTGCCCTCCCTGCACAGCCCTCACATCGGCTACTGGCTGGTGACCGCCAAAGGCGCGGCCAATCCGTCGGCCGAGTGTTTTGCACACTGGTTAATGGAGCAGGGATTGTTGGAGCAGGGATTGTTGGAGCAAGGGTTGATGGAACAGGGCCGCGACACATGA
- the ccoM gene encoding cytochrome c oxidase subunit CcoM: MFFDNVVIAGVLTVGLMVLFFAGFGFFIWKDANKRKKP; this comes from the coding sequence ATGTTTTTCGACAATGTGGTGATCGCCGGAGTGCTGACTGTCGGCCTCATGGTTCTGTTTTTCGCAGGGTTTGGATTCTTCATCTGGAAAGACGCGAATAAGCGTAAAAAACCTTAA
- a CDS encoding inorganic phosphate transporter, with amino-acid sequence MIDLFSGLDAWVLVSLLLALAFVLAYEFINGFHDTANAVATVIYTKAMPPHLAVFFSGVFNFLGVLLGGVGVAYAIVHLLPVELLINVNTGHGLAMVFSLLAAAIAWNLGTWYFGIPASSSHTLIGSILGVGLANALLNDIPLGDGVNWQKAIDIGASLVFSPMAGFLIAALVLIGLKWWRPISKMHKTPEQRRKVDDKKHPPFWNRLVLVISAMAVSFVHGSNDGQKGIGLIMLVLIGIVPAQFVLDLNSTTYQIERTRDATLHLSQFYERNHDSLGEFLALGKSVKDDLPGKFRCNPQQTEPTISALLSSLKGVADYHSLSPESRIEVRRYLLCLDDTAKKVGKLPDLAAREKADLDKLRKDLTATTEYAPFWVILAVALALGLGTMIGWKRVVLTIGEKIGKQGMTYAQGMSAQITAAGLIGLANIFSLPVSTTHVLSSGVAGTMVANKSGLQSGTVKTILLAWVLTLPATVALSAGLFWAASKVLGT; translated from the coding sequence ATGATCGATTTATTCAGCGGACTGGATGCTTGGGTGCTTGTGAGCCTCTTGCTCGCCCTGGCTTTTGTCCTCGCCTACGAGTTCATCAACGGCTTTCATGACACCGCTAATGCGGTTGCCACTGTTATCTACACCAAAGCCATGCCGCCGCACCTGGCCGTATTCTTTTCCGGTGTATTCAATTTTCTCGGTGTGCTGCTGGGCGGGGTCGGCGTGGCCTATGCCATCGTCCACCTGCTGCCGGTGGAACTGCTGATCAATGTCAACACCGGCCACGGTCTGGCCATGGTCTTCTCGCTGCTGGCGGCGGCCATCGCCTGGAACCTGGGCACCTGGTATTTCGGCATCCCGGCCTCCAGCTCCCACACCCTGATCGGCTCGATCCTCGGTGTCGGCCTGGCCAATGCCCTGCTCAACGACATCCCGCTGGGAGATGGCGTGAACTGGCAGAAAGCGATCGATATCGGCGCTTCCCTGGTGTTCTCGCCGATGGCCGGCTTCCTGATTGCCGCGCTGGTGCTGATCGGCCTGAAATGGTGGCGGCCGATCTCCAAGATGCACAAGACCCCGGAACAGCGCCGCAAGGTCGATGACAAGAAGCACCCACCGTTCTGGAACCGTCTGGTGCTGGTGATCTCGGCCATGGCCGTGAGCTTCGTCCACGGTTCCAACGACGGTCAGAAAGGCATTGGCCTGATCATGCTGGTGCTGATCGGTATCGTCCCCGCGCAGTTCGTGCTGGACCTCAACAGCACCACCTACCAGATCGAGCGGACCCGCGACGCAACCCTGCACCTGAGCCAGTTCTATGAGCGCAACCACGACTCCCTGGGCGAATTCCTGGCCCTGGGCAAGAGCGTGAAAGACGACCTGCCGGGCAAGTTCCGCTGCAATCCGCAACAAACCGAGCCGACCATCAGCGCCCTGCTGAGCAGCCTCAAGGGTGTCGCCGATTACCACTCGCTGTCGCCGGAGAGCCGCATCGAGGTGCGTCGCTACCTGCTGTGCCTGGACGACACGGCGAAGAAAGTGGGCAAACTGCCGGACCTGGCAGCCCGTGAAAAGGCTGACCTGGACAAGCTGCGCAAGGACCTGACCGCCACCACCGAGTACGCGCCGTTCTGGGTAATCCTGGCGGTGGCCCTGGCACTGGGCCTGGGCACCATGATCGGCTGGAAGCGCGTGGTACTGACCATTGGCGAGAAGATCGGCAAACAGGGCATGACCTACGCTCAGGGCATGTCGGCACAGATCACCGCCGCGGGCCTGATCGGCCTGGCGAATATCTTCAGCCTGCCGGTGTCCACCACCCACGTACTCTCCTCCGGCGTGGCCGGGACCATGGTCGCCAACAAGAGCGGCCTGCAGAGCGGCACGGTGAAGACCATCCTGCTGGCCTGGGTACTGACCCTGCCGGCCACGGTGGCCCTGTCGGCCGGCCTGTTCTGGGCGGCGTCGAAGGTCCTGGGCACCTGA
- the pcaR gene encoding pca regulon transcriptional regulator PcaR, whose product MNDQMRNSFTSVAPPIVASAAKRIQALTGDPDFMTSLARGLAVVQAFQERKRHLTIAQISHRTEIPRAAVRRCLHTLIKLGYATTDGRTYSLLPKVLTLGHAYLSSTPLAVSAQPYLDRMSEQLHEACNMATLEGDDILYIARSATTQRLISVDLSVGGRLPAYCTSMGRILLAALDDSSLHEYLEHADLQAKTSRTLHTPEALLECLQQVRRQGWCIVDQELEQGLRSIAVPVYDASGQVLAALNVSTHAGRVSRAELEQRFLPGLLSASRDLSAQLFA is encoded by the coding sequence ATGAACGATCAGATGCGTAATTCCTTTACCTCGGTGGCGCCGCCGATCGTGGCTTCGGCGGCGAAGAGGATTCAGGCGTTGACCGGTGACCCGGATTTCATGACTTCCCTGGCTCGTGGCCTGGCAGTGGTGCAGGCGTTCCAGGAGCGCAAGCGCCACCTGACCATCGCCCAGATCAGCCACCGCACGGAAATTCCCCGGGCCGCGGTGCGTCGTTGCCTGCACACCCTGATCAAGCTGGGCTACGCCACCACCGATGGGCGCACCTATTCGCTGCTGCCCAAGGTGCTGACCCTGGGCCATGCCTACCTGTCGTCGACGCCCCTGGCGGTTTCCGCTCAGCCCTATCTGGACCGCATGAGCGAGCAGCTCCACGAGGCTTGCAACATGGCCACCCTGGAAGGCGATGACATTCTCTACATCGCCCGTTCCGCCACCACCCAGCGCCTGATTTCCGTGGACCTGTCGGTCGGCGGGCGACTGCCGGCCTATTGCACGTCCATGGGGCGCATCCTGCTGGCGGCCCTGGACGACTCTTCGTTGCATGAGTACCTGGAGCACGCCGACCTGCAGGCCAAGACCAGTCGCACCCTGCATACACCGGAAGCCCTGCTGGAATGCCTGCAACAGGTGCGTCGGCAAGGCTGGTGCATTGTCGACCAGGAGCTGGAGCAGGGGCTGCGCTCGATCGCCGTGCCGGTGTACGACGCCTCGGGCCAGGTGCTGGCGGCATTGAACGTCAGCACCCACGCCGGCCGGGTCAGCCGCGCCGAGTTGGAACAGCGCTTTTTGCCCGGCCTGCTGAGCGCCAGCCGCGATCTGAGCGCCCAGCTGTTTGCTTAA
- a CDS encoding MFS transporter, whose protein sequence is MNQPQSAVGNCLDVQSFINAQPLSRYQWRVVILCFLIVFLDGLDTAAMGFIAPALSQDWGIDRASLGPVMSAALIGMVFGALGSGPLADRFGRKVVLVGAVLLFGAFSLASAYSTNVDQLLVLRFLTGLGLGAGMPNATTLLSEYTPERHKSLLVTSMFCGFNLGMAGGGFISAKLIPAFGWHSLLLIGGILPLILALVLVVWLPESARYLVVRNRGTDRVRKTLAPIAPAIVGEAGSFSVPEQKTVKARNVFAVIFSGTYSVGTLLLWLTYFMGLVIVYLLTSWLPTLMRDSGASMEQAAFIGALFQFGGVLSAVAVGWAMDRFNPHKVIGCFYLLAGVFAYAVGQSLGNITLLATLVLIAGMCVNGAQSAMPSLAARFYPTQGRATGVSWMLGIGRFGAILGAWMGATLLGLGWNFEQVLTALVIPAALATTAVVIKGMVSHADAT, encoded by the coding sequence ATGAACCAACCTCAATCCGCTGTAGGGAACTGCCTTGATGTGCAGTCCTTCATCAATGCCCAACCCTTGTCCCGTTACCAGTGGCGAGTGGTGATCCTGTGTTTTCTGATTGTCTTCCTCGATGGCCTGGACACCGCGGCCATGGGCTTCATTGCCCCGGCGCTGTCCCAGGACTGGGGCATCGACCGCGCCAGCCTCGGCCCGGTGATGAGCGCCGCGCTGATCGGCATGGTCTTCGGCGCCCTGGGCTCTGGACCCCTGGCCGACCGTTTCGGGCGCAAGGTGGTGCTGGTGGGGGCGGTGCTGCTGTTCGGCGCCTTCAGCCTGGCGTCGGCCTATAGCACCAATGTCGATCAGTTGCTGGTCCTGCGCTTTCTCACCGGCCTGGGGCTGGGGGCGGGCATGCCCAACGCCACCACGCTGCTGTCGGAATACACCCCCGAGCGCCACAAATCGCTGCTGGTAACCAGCATGTTCTGCGGTTTCAACCTGGGCATGGCCGGCGGTGGCTTCATTTCCGCCAAGCTGATTCCGGCCTTCGGCTGGCACAGCCTGCTGCTGATTGGCGGAATTCTGCCGTTGATCCTGGCCCTGGTGCTGGTGGTCTGGTTACCGGAGTCGGCGCGTTACCTGGTGGTGCGCAATCGCGGCACCGACAGGGTGCGCAAGACCCTGGCGCCGATCGCCCCGGCCATCGTCGGCGAGGCCGGCAGTTTCAGCGTGCCCGAGCAGAAGACGGTGAAGGCGCGCAACGTGTTCGCGGTGATCTTCTCCGGCACTTACAGCGTGGGCACCTTGCTGCTGTGGCTGACCTATTTCATGGGCCTGGTGATTGTCTACCTGCTGACCAGCTGGCTGCCGACCCTGATGCGGGACAGCGGGGCGAGCATGGAGCAGGCCGCCTTTATCGGCGCCCTGTTCCAGTTCGGTGGGGTGCTCAGCGCCGTAGCCGTGGGCTGGGCCATGGACCGTTTCAATCCGCACAAGGTGATCGGCTGTTTCTACCTGCTGGCCGGGGTCTTTGCCTACGCCGTGGGGCAAAGCCTGGGCAACATCACCCTGCTCGCCACCCTGGTGCTGATCGCCGGCATGTGCGTCAACGGCGCGCAATCGGCGATGCCGTCCCTGGCGGCGCGTTTCTATCCGACCCAGGGGCGGGCCACCGGGGTGTCCTGGATGCTCGGCATCGGCCGTTTCGGTGCCATCCTCGGCGCCTGGATGGGGGCGACCCTGCTGGGCCTGGGCTGGAACTTCGAACAGGTACTGACCGCCCTGGTGATTCCGGCGGCCTTGGCCACCACCGCCGTGGTGATCAAGGGCATGGTCAGCCACGCCGACGCCACCTGA
- a CDS encoding CoA transferase subunit A, with product MAEILSLHDAVKQFVNDGDTVALEGFTHLIPTAAGHEIIRQGKKDLTLVRMTPDLIYDQLIGAGCARKLIFSWGGNPGVGSLHRLRDAVEKQWPQPLEIEEHSHADLANAYVAGASGLPFAVLRAYAGSDLPKVNPLIKTVTCPFTGEVLAAVPSVRPDVTVIHAQKADRKGNVLLWGILGVQKEAALAAKRCIVTVEEIVDDLNAPMNACVLPTWALSAVCHVPGGAHPSYAHGYSERDNRFYQAWDPIARDRETFTAWINEYIRGSADFSEFQAKLAAASEAK from the coding sequence ATGGCTGAAATCCTTTCGCTGCACGACGCGGTGAAGCAATTCGTCAACGACGGCGACACCGTCGCGCTCGAAGGCTTCACCCACCTGATTCCTACGGCCGCAGGTCATGAAATCATCCGCCAGGGCAAGAAAGACCTGACCCTGGTGCGCATGACCCCTGACTTGATCTACGACCAGTTGATCGGTGCCGGTTGCGCTCGCAAGCTGATTTTCTCCTGGGGCGGCAACCCGGGTGTGGGCTCCCTGCACCGCCTGCGCGATGCCGTGGAAAAACAGTGGCCTCAGCCGCTGGAAATCGAAGAGCACAGCCACGCCGACCTGGCCAACGCCTATGTCGCCGGTGCCTCGGGCCTGCCGTTCGCCGTGCTGCGGGCCTACGCCGGCTCCGACCTGCCCAAGGTCAACCCGCTGATCAAGACCGTGACCTGCCCCTTCACCGGTGAAGTGCTGGCGGCGGTGCCTTCGGTACGCCCCGATGTCACGGTGATCCACGCGCAGAAAGCCGACCGCAAGGGCAACGTCCTGCTGTGGGGGATCCTGGGGGTGCAGAAAGAGGCCGCCCTGGCCGCCAAGCGCTGCATTGTCACCGTCGAGGAAATCGTCGACGACCTGAACGCCCCGATGAACGCCTGCGTGCTGCCGACCTGGGCCCTGAGCGCGGTCTGCCATGTGCCGGGCGGCGCCCATCCGTCCTATGCCCACGGTTACTCCGAGCGCGACAACCGCTTCTACCAGGCCTGGGATCCGATCGCCCGTGACCGTGAAACCTTCACCGCCTGGATCAACGAATACATCCGCGGCAGTGCCGACTTCAGCGAATTCCAGGCCAAGCTGGCCGCAGCTTCGGAGGCCAAGTAA
- a CDS encoding CoA-transferase subunit beta, producing MNYSTNEMMTVAAARRLQNGSVCFVGIGLPSKAANLARLTSSPDVVLIYESGPIGAKPSVLPLSIGDGELAETADTVVPTGEIFRYWLQGGRIDVGFLGAAQVDRFGNINTTVVGDYHRPKVRLPGAGGAPEIAGSAKSVLIILKQSSRSFVDKLDFITSVGHGEGGDSRKRLGLPGAGPVGIITDLCIMEPEAGTHEFIVTSLHPGVTREQVVAATGWAIRFAEHVAETAAPTEVELTALRDLEARTAAAHGQAPGEA from the coding sequence ATGAACTACTCCACCAATGAAATGATGACCGTGGCCGCTGCCCGTCGCCTGCAGAACGGCTCGGTGTGCTTCGTCGGCATCGGCCTGCCCTCCAAGGCCGCCAACCTGGCGCGCCTGACCTCGTCGCCAGACGTGGTACTGATCTACGAGTCCGGCCCGATCGGCGCCAAGCCCAGCGTGCTGCCGCTGTCCATCGGTGACGGCGAGCTGGCGGAAACCGCCGACACCGTGGTGCCTACTGGCGAGATCTTCCGCTACTGGCTGCAGGGCGGACGCATCGACGTGGGTTTCCTCGGGGCTGCCCAGGTCGACCGTTTCGGCAACATCAACACCACCGTGGTCGGTGATTACCACCGGCCCAAGGTGCGCCTGCCGGGCGCCGGCGGTGCCCCGGAAATCGCCGGTTCGGCGAAAAGCGTACTGATCATCCTCAAGCAGTCGTCCCGCTCCTTCGTCGACAAGCTGGACTTCATCACCTCCGTCGGTCACGGCGAGGGTGGCGACTCGCGCAAGCGCCTGGGCCTGCCCGGCGCCGGTCCGGTGGGGATCATCACCGACCTGTGCATCATGGAGCCGGAAGCCGGCACCCACGAATTCATCGTTACCTCGCTGCACCCGGGCGTGACCCGCGAGCAGGTAGTGGCCGCCACCGGCTGGGCGATCCGTTTCGCCGAGCACGTGGCCGAAACGGCCGCACCCACCGAAGTCGAACTCACTGCCCTGCGTGACCTGGAAGCGCGCACCGCCGCGGCCCATGGCCAAGCTCCTGGAGAAGCCTGA
- the pcaF gene encoding 3-oxoadipyl-CoA thiolase has translation MMRDVFICDAIRTPIGRFGGGLSAVRADDLAAVPIKALMERNPGVDWSALDEVFLGCANQAGEDNRNVARMALLLAGLPDSVPGVTLNRLCASGLDAIGTAFRAIASGEMELAIAGGVESMSRAPFVMGKADSAFSRNMKLEDTTIGWRFINPLMKAQYGVDAMPQTADNVADDYQVSRADQDAFALRSQQRTAAAQAAGYFAEEIVPVRIAHKKGETVVEQDEHPRADTTLETLAKLKPVNGPDKTVTAGNASGVNDGAAALILASAEAVKKHGLTPRARVLGMASAGVAPRVMGIGPVPAVRKLIERLGVAVSDFDVIELNEAFASQGLAVLRELGLADDAPQVNPNGGAIALGHPLGMSGARLVLTALHQLEKSGGKKGLATMCVGVGQGLALAIERV, from the coding sequence CTGATGCGTGACGTATTCATCTGCGATGCCATTCGTACCCCCATCGGCCGCTTTGGCGGCGGCCTCTCGGCCGTCCGTGCCGATGACCTGGCGGCAGTGCCGATCAAGGCGCTGATGGAGCGCAACCCGGGCGTGGACTGGAGCGCGCTGGACGAGGTGTTCCTCGGCTGCGCCAACCAGGCCGGCGAGGACAACCGCAACGTGGCACGCATGGCGTTGCTGCTGGCGGGCCTGCCGGACAGCGTGCCCGGGGTCACCCTCAACCGTCTCTGCGCCTCGGGCCTGGACGCTATCGGCACCGCGTTCCGCGCCATCGCCAGCGGCGAGATGGAGCTGGCGATTGCCGGCGGTGTCGAGTCCATGTCCCGCGCGCCCTTTGTCATGGGCAAGGCCGACAGCGCCTTCTCGCGCAACATGAAGCTGGAAGACACCACCATCGGCTGGCGTTTCATCAACCCGCTGATGAAGGCCCAGTACGGCGTGGACGCCATGCCGCAGACCGCCGATAACGTGGCCGACGACTATCAGGTGTCCCGCGCCGACCAGGACGCCTTCGCCCTGCGCAGCCAGCAGCGCACCGCCGCGGCCCAGGCCGCCGGCTACTTCGCCGAGGAAATCGTCCCGGTGCGCATCGCCCACAAGAAGGGCGAGACAGTGGTGGAGCAGGACGAACATCCGCGTGCCGACACCACCCTGGAAACCCTGGCCAAGCTCAAGCCGGTCAACGGCCCGGACAAGACCGTCACCGCCGGCAACGCCTCCGGGGTCAACGACGGCGCCGCGGCGCTGATCCTGGCGTCGGCCGAGGCGGTCAAGAAACACGGCCTGACCCCGCGTGCGCGGGTGCTGGGCATGGCCAGCGCCGGAGTGGCGCCGCGAGTGATGGGCATTGGCCCGGTGCCGGCGGTGCGCAAGTTGATCGAACGCCTGGGCGTGGCAGTCAGCGATTTCGACGTGATCGAGCTCAACGAAGCCTTCGCCAGCCAGGGCCTGGCGGTGCTGCGCGAGCTGGGCCTGGCGGACGATGCGCCACAGGTCAACCCCAATGGCGGCGCCATTGCCCTGGGCCATCCACTGGGCATGAGTGGTGCGCGCCTGGTGCTGACGGCCCTGCATCAGCTGGAAAAGAGCGGCGGTAAAAAAGGCCTGGCCACCATGTGCGTAGGTGTCGGCCAAGGGCTGGCGCTGGCCATCGAGCGGGTCTGA
- the pcaH gene encoding protocatechuate 3,4-dioxygenase subunit beta, translated as MSDKPGYRRPQAGTQPDYLHPAYQSTNTRSPSKPLVFLPHSLSEITGPSIGAESIQERDNDLTAQHAGQPQGERIIIHGRVLDENGLPVPGILVEIWQANAAGRYNHDRDLHDAPLDPNFTGTGRTVTDADGWYQFQTIKPGAYPWGNHHNAWRPAHIHFSLFGPSILTRLVTQMYFPGDPLLEYDPIYNCVPDTRAKERLIARFDLEKTIPSYALGYRWDIVLRGRDATPMEK; from the coding sequence ATGAGTGACAAGCCCGGTTACCGGCGCCCGCAAGCGGGCACTCAGCCTGATTATCTGCACCCGGCCTACCAGTCGACCAACACCCGCTCGCCGTCCAAGCCGCTGGTGTTCCTGCCCCATTCGCTGTCGGAAATCACCGGCCCGAGCATCGGCGCCGAATCGATCCAGGAACGGGACAACGACCTGACCGCGCAGCACGCAGGCCAGCCCCAGGGCGAGCGGATCATCATCCACGGCCGCGTGCTGGACGAAAACGGCCTGCCGGTGCCGGGCATCCTGGTGGAGATCTGGCAGGCCAACGCCGCCGGTCGCTACAACCACGACCGCGACCTGCACGATGCACCGCTGGATCCGAACTTCACCGGCACCGGGCGCACCGTGACCGATGCCGACGGCTGGTATCAGTTCCAGACCATCAAGCCCGGCGCCTACCCCTGGGGCAACCACCACAATGCCTGGCGTCCGGCGCATATCCATTTCTCGCTGTTCGGCCCGAGCATCCTCACCCGCCTGGTGACCCAGATGTATTTCCCCGGCGACCCGCTGCTGGAATATGACCCGATCTACAACTGCGTGCCGGACACCCGCGCCAAGGAACGCCTGATCGCCCGTTTCGATCTGGAGAAAACCATCCCTTCCTACGCCCTCGGTTACCGTTGGGACATCGTCCTGCGCGGCCGCGATGCCACGCCGATGGAGAAATGA
- the pcaG gene encoding protocatechuate 3,4-dioxygenase subunit alpha, translating to MTLTATTSHTVGPYYHIGLTWLNREDLTEEGTRGERVAITGQVVDGNGNFVNDAMLEVWQANAAGKYRHPEDQQDKPLDPHFQGFGRVPVDAEGRFRFTTIKPGTVPGLKGTTQAPHLVVLVFARGLVKHLLTRIYFDGEPANAADPLLACVPEERRGTLLARADAAGHYQWNVILQGTDAETVFFDY from the coding sequence ATGACCCTGACCGCGACTACCTCCCACACCGTCGGCCCCTACTACCACATCGGCCTGACCTGGCTGAACCGCGAAGACCTGACCGAGGAAGGCACTCGGGGCGAGCGGGTGGCGATCACCGGCCAGGTGGTGGACGGCAACGGCAACTTCGTCAACGACGCCATGCTGGAGGTCTGGCAGGCCAATGCCGCCGGTAAGTACCGCCACCCGGAAGATCAGCAGGACAAGCCCCTGGACCCGCACTTCCAGGGATTTGGCCGGGTGCCGGTGGACGCCGAAGGGCGCTTTCGCTTCACCACCATCAAGCCGGGTACGGTGCCGGGCCTCAAGGGCACGACCCAGGCGCCGCACCTGGTGGTGCTGGTGTTCGCCCGTGGCCTGGTCAAGCACCTGCTGACTCGCATCTACTTCGACGGCGAGCCGGCCAACGCCGCCGACCCGCTGTTGGCCTGCGTGCCCGAGGAGCGCCGCGGTACCTTGCTGGCCAGGGCCGATGCCGCCGGTCACTACCAGTGGAACGTGATTCTCCAGGGGACCGACGCCGAGACGGTGTTCTTCGATTACTGA